The Aeromicrobium senzhongii genome includes a window with the following:
- a CDS encoding glutamate synthase subunit beta: MADPRGFMTTPRKVAERRPVEERVKDWNEVYPGGAGRALLPIISEQAGRCMDCGIPFCHQGCPLGNLIPEWNDLVWRDDWEDAIDRLHATNNFPEFTGRLCPAPCETACVVGINRDPVTIKNVEVSIADKAWDMHAVKPETPEWLTGKTIAVVGSGPAGLAVAQQLTRAGHTVAVYERDDKAGGLLRYGIPEFKMEKSHVDRRINQMQREGTVFRTGVAVGEAITGQQLRERYDAVVLAIGSTVRRDLPAPGREFEGIHQAMDYLPQANRVAVGETVEDQILATGKDVVIIGGGDTGADCLGTAIRQGARSVTSLEIMPRPSEERADAHPWPTYPMVYRVASAHEEGGERVYAVNTKEFVGDDGHVSGLRITEVELVDGRFEEVAGTERVIPAQLVLFAMGFTGPQREGVVEQLGVDLDERGNIKRDLNYMSSVEGVFVAGDAGRGQSLIVWAIAEGRGAAAGVDAWLTGSTTLPTPIPPTARPLTV; encoded by the coding sequence GTGGCTGATCCCCGAGGTTTCATGACCACGCCCCGCAAGGTGGCCGAGCGCCGCCCCGTCGAGGAGCGGGTGAAGGACTGGAACGAGGTCTATCCCGGCGGTGCCGGGCGAGCCCTGCTGCCGATCATCTCGGAGCAGGCCGGGCGCTGCATGGACTGCGGCATCCCGTTCTGCCACCAGGGCTGCCCGTTGGGCAACCTGATCCCCGAGTGGAACGACCTGGTCTGGCGCGACGACTGGGAGGACGCGATCGATCGCCTGCACGCGACGAACAACTTCCCGGAGTTCACCGGGCGGCTGTGCCCCGCGCCGTGCGAGACCGCCTGCGTCGTGGGCATCAACCGCGACCCGGTGACGATCAAGAACGTCGAGGTCTCGATCGCCGACAAGGCGTGGGACATGCACGCCGTCAAGCCCGAGACGCCCGAGTGGCTGACCGGCAAGACGATCGCGGTCGTCGGCTCCGGCCCGGCCGGACTGGCGGTCGCGCAGCAGCTCACGCGCGCCGGCCACACGGTCGCGGTGTACGAGCGTGACGACAAGGCCGGGGGACTGCTGCGGTACGGCATCCCCGAGTTCAAGATGGAGAAGTCGCACGTCGACCGTCGCATCAACCAGATGCAGCGCGAGGGCACCGTCTTCCGCACCGGCGTCGCCGTCGGCGAGGCCATCACCGGTCAGCAGCTGCGTGAGCGGTACGACGCGGTCGTCCTGGCGATCGGCTCGACCGTGCGTCGTGACCTGCCGGCGCCCGGGCGCGAGTTCGAGGGCATCCACCAGGCGATGGACTACCTGCCCCAGGCCAACCGCGTCGCGGTCGGCGAGACGGTCGAGGACCAGATCCTCGCGACCGGCAAGGACGTCGTCATCATCGGCGGCGGCGACACCGGCGCGGACTGCCTGGGCACGGCCATCCGTCAGGGTGCCCGCTCGGTCACCAGCCTGGAGATCATGCCGCGTCCGAGCGAGGAGCGGGCGGACGCCCACCCCTGGCCGACGTACCCGATGGTCTACCGCGTCGCCTCGGCCCACGAGGAGGGCGGCGAGCGGGTCTACGCCGTCAACACGAAGGAGTTCGTGGGCGACGACGGCCACGTGAGCGGTCTGCGGATCACCGAGGTCGAGCTGGTGGACGGTCGCTTCGAGGAGGTCGCCGGCACCGAGCGGGTGATCCCGGCGCAGTTGGTGCTGTTCGCGATGGGCTTCACCGGCCCGCAGCGCGAGGGCGTCGTCGAGCAGCTCGGCGTCGACCTCGACGAGCGGGGCAACATCAAGCGCGACCTGAACTACATGTCCAGTGTCGAGGGGGTGTTCGTCGCCGGTGACGCCGGTCGCGGCCAGTCTCTCATCGTGTGGGCGATCGCCGAGGGCCGTGGAGCCGCCGCCGGCGTCGACGCGTGGCTGACCGGTTCGACCACGCTTCCCACGCCGATTCCGCCGACCGCACGTCCTCTGACGGTGTGA
- a CDS encoding ABC transporter ATP-binding protein translates to MSDAIPTPQTPESERRKHLDGADGAVVRADNLIAGYLPGVNILNGADLYCQPGELVGIIGPNGAGKSTLLKALFGLVKIHSGTVLLKGDEITNQRADVLVSKGIGFVPQTNNVFPSLTIEENLEMGCYQAPSKFKDRFAFVTDLFPTLGQRAKQRAGSLSGGERQMVAMGRALMMDPSVLLLDEPSAGLSPVMQDEVFVQTRKINQAGVSIIMVEQNASRCLQICDRAYVLDQGTTAYSGTGRELANDPKVIELYLGTLGKKAG, encoded by the coding sequence ATGAGCGACGCGATCCCCACCCCTCAGACGCCCGAGTCCGAGCGTCGCAAGCACCTCGACGGTGCCGACGGCGCCGTTGTCCGCGCCGACAACCTCATCGCGGGTTACCTGCCGGGCGTGAACATCCTCAACGGCGCCGACCTGTACTGCCAGCCCGGCGAACTGGTCGGCATCATCGGCCCCAACGGCGCCGGCAAGTCGACGCTGCTCAAGGCCCTGTTCGGCCTGGTCAAGATCCACTCGGGCACCGTGCTGCTGAAGGGTGATGAGATCACCAATCAGCGTGCCGACGTGCTGGTCAGCAAGGGCATCGGCTTCGTCCCCCAGACGAACAACGTGTTCCCGAGCCTGACGATCGAGGAGAACCTCGAGATGGGCTGTTACCAGGCCCCCTCGAAGTTCAAGGACCGCTTCGCCTTCGTGACCGACCTGTTCCCGACGCTGGGCCAGCGCGCCAAGCAGCGGGCCGGCTCGCTGTCAGGTGGCGAGCGCCAGATGGTCGCGATGGGCCGCGCCCTGATGATGGACCCGTCGGTGCTGCTGCTCGACGAGCCCTCGGCGGGCCTCTCCCCCGTCATGCAGGACGAGGTCTTCGTCCAGACCCGCAAGATCAACCAGGCCGGCGTCTCGATCATCATGGTCGAGCAGAACGCCAGTCGCTGCCTGCAGATCTGCGACCGCGCCTACGTCCTCGACCAGGGCACCACCGCCTACAGCGGCACGGGCCGTGAGCTGGCGAACGATCCCAAGGTCATCGAGCTCTACCTCGGCACCCTGGGCAAGAAGGCCGGCTGA
- a CDS encoding ABC transporter substrate-binding protein has protein sequence MKRSTTTLRLAALASASALVLAACGGGDDSSDDKDKEVAKGDGEFVVGSLLPQTGSLAFLGPPEFAGVDLAVKEINEAGGVLGKPARHVKGDSGDTDSGIAPTETDKLIKAGSDVIVGAASSGVSMTVIDKILGAGVVQYSPANTSTDFDTGKYDKPDLYFRTAPSDILQGAVMANLLVEDNRQNVAILARQDSYGETLAQEVKKGLEAAGSKVAVTSFYGEKAPSYDAQVDDVAAAKPDAVVLIAFDETKKIIPQLVGKGVGPQDVATYFVDGNVADYSGDGFAAQLKGVKGTVPGAEAAGDFKKRLLSIDPKLKDYSYAAESYDAVVTSALAAIAAKNDSGEAVASELVEVTKGGEKCTTFKQCADLLADGKDIDYDGVSGPIEMGETGSPTSASIGIYQYNGKGTYDSVKYIAGDI, from the coding sequence ATGAAGCGCTCCACCACGACGCTCCGTCTGGCCGCCCTGGCCAGCGCCAGCGCGCTCGTCCTCGCCGCCTGCGGCGGCGGCGACGACAGCTCTGACGACAAAGACAAGGAAGTTGCGAAGGGTGACGGCGAGTTCGTCGTCGGCTCGCTGCTCCCGCAGACCGGCAGCCTCGCCTTCCTCGGCCCGCCGGAGTTCGCCGGCGTCGACCTCGCCGTCAAGGAGATCAACGAGGCCGGCGGTGTGCTGGGCAAGCCCGCCCGCCACGTCAAGGGCGACTCCGGTGACACCGACTCGGGCATCGCGCCCACCGAGACCGACAAGCTGATCAAGGCCGGTTCCGACGTCATCGTCGGTGCCGCCTCGTCCGGCGTCTCCATGACCGTCATCGACAAGATCCTCGGCGCCGGCGTCGTGCAGTACTCGCCCGCCAACACGTCGACCGACTTCGACACCGGCAAGTACGACAAGCCCGACCTGTACTTCCGTACGGCTCCGTCCGACATCCTGCAGGGCGCCGTCATGGCGAACCTGCTGGTCGAGGACAACCGCCAGAACGTCGCGATCCTGGCCCGCCAGGACTCGTACGGCGAGACGCTGGCCCAGGAGGTCAAGAAGGGCCTCGAGGCCGCCGGCTCCAAGGTCGCCGTCACGTCGTTCTACGGCGAGAAGGCCCCCTCGTACGACGCGCAGGTCGACGATGTCGCCGCGGCCAAGCCCGACGCCGTCGTGCTGATCGCGTTCGACGAGACCAAGAAGATCATCCCGCAGCTCGTCGGCAAGGGTGTCGGCCCGCAGGACGTCGCGACGTACTTCGTCGACGGCAACGTGGCCGACTACTCGGGTGACGGTTTCGCTGCGCAGCTCAAGGGCGTCAAGGGCACGGTCCCCGGCGCCGAGGCGGCCGGCGACTTCAAGAAGCGCCTGCTGAGCATCGACCCGAAGCTGAAGGACTACTCCTACGCGGCCGAGTCCTACGACGCGGTCGTCACGTCCGCCCTGGCTGCCATCGCGGCCAAGAACGACTCGGGCGAGGCCGTTGCCTCGGAGCTGGTCGAGGTCACCAAGGGTGGCGAGAAGTGCACGACGTTCAAGCAGTGCGCTGATCTGCTGGCCGACGGCAAGGACATCGACTACGACGGTGTCTCCGGCCCGATCGAGATGGGCGAGACGGGCAGCCCGACGTCCGCCTCCATCGGCATCTACCAGTACAACGGCAAGGGCACGTACGACTCCGTCAAGTACATCGCCGGTGACATCTGA
- a CDS encoding ABC transporter ATP-binding protein, which yields MTVDLNSARAALAALPNDPGVRKPDPIVVGDDITRTFGGLKAVDVQHVEIQRGVITALIGPNGAGKTTLFNLLTGFDVPDSGSWAFNDQPLAKVPAYKVARLGMVRTFQLTKVLSKLTVIENMRLGATGQRGEKFFPSIFKSFWRSQEDEITARADDLLARFKLDAKREDFAGSLSGGQRKLLEMARALMVDPELIMLDEPMAGVNPALKQSLLGHVKSLRDEGRSVLFVEHDMDMVRDISDWVIVMAQGQIVAEGTPEAVMADQRVIDAYLGAHHDTDLSEVDESVLEAEVEAEIKAEEADS from the coding sequence ATGACCGTTGACCTCAACAGTGCCCGCGCGGCACTGGCCGCCCTGCCCAACGATCCGGGAGTGCGCAAGCCCGACCCGATCGTCGTGGGCGACGACATCACCCGCACGTTCGGTGGCCTCAAGGCCGTCGACGTCCAGCACGTCGAGATCCAGCGTGGCGTCATCACGGCGCTCATCGGACCCAACGGCGCGGGCAAGACGACCCTGTTCAACCTGCTCACGGGATTCGACGTCCCCGACAGCGGGTCGTGGGCCTTCAACGATCAGCCCCTCGCCAAGGTGCCGGCCTACAAGGTCGCCCGACTGGGCATGGTGCGCACGTTCCAGCTGACCAAGGTGCTGTCCAAGCTCACGGTCATCGAGAACATGCGCCTGGGGGCCACCGGCCAACGCGGCGAGAAGTTCTTCCCGTCGATCTTCAAGTCGTTCTGGCGCAGCCAGGAGGACGAGATCACCGCTCGCGCGGACGATCTGCTCGCCCGGTTCAAGCTCGACGCCAAGCGCGAGGACTTCGCCGGATCGCTGTCCGGCGGTCAGCGCAAGCTGCTCGAGATGGCACGCGCCCTCATGGTCGACCCCGAGCTGATCATGCTCGACGAGCCCATGGCCGGCGTGAACCCGGCCCTCAAGCAGTCGCTGCTGGGGCACGTGAAGTCGTTGCGCGACGAGGGCCGCTCGGTCCTGTTCGTCGAGCACGACATGGACATGGTGCGCGACATCTCCGACTGGGTCATCGTCATGGCCCAGGGCCAGATCGTCGCCGAGGGCACACCCGAGGCCGTGATGGCCGACCAGCGTGTCATCGACGCCTACCTGGGCGCCCACCACGACACCGACCTCAGCGAGGTGGACGAGTCCGTCCTCGAGGCCGAGGTCGAGGCCGAGATCAAGGCCGAGGAGGCCGATTCATGA
- a CDS encoding branched-chain amino acid ABC transporter permease — translation MRLRTAALFWVMTAGLVLLANPASAETTSPSPQPSASAPASDAPVSGAAIRVRLLDQKGGKAGDNPPPVPNVTVTVSDESDTEIGRGVTNDMGVAAIAIPGKGKYAVSIDESTLPAEVKLTGKKTLDVTVNLASGQNVAFPLNGEVVETTPFAERLVDSLISGVKYGLIIALAALGLSLIFGTTGLTNFSHGELITFGGVAAYLFNVTLGLPLLLAGVLAILAGGVFGWVQDRGLWRPLRNRGTGLIAMMIVSIGLGLLLRNLYQYFFGAGTRSYTEYTSQRAHDFGLFDLSDKEIAIMVIAAVAIGIVTTIMARTRLGKAMRAVSDNPALSASSGMRVDGVISNVWILGTALTALAGVLLGVNSQVNFMMGYQLLLMVFAASVLGGLGTVWGAILGSLIIGIITEVGPLFGVPSSIKEVGALIVLILILLIRPQGILGRAERIG, via the coding sequence GTGCGACTGCGAACAGCGGCGCTGTTCTGGGTGATGACGGCCGGGCTCGTGCTTCTTGCGAACCCCGCGTCCGCCGAGACCACGTCCCCCTCCCCCCAGCCCAGTGCCTCGGCACCGGCCTCGGACGCTCCCGTGTCGGGAGCAGCGATCCGGGTACGGCTGCTCGACCAGAAGGGTGGCAAGGCCGGCGACAACCCGCCCCCGGTACCGAACGTCACGGTCACCGTGTCGGACGAATCCGACACCGAGATCGGACGGGGCGTCACCAACGACATGGGTGTGGCGGCCATCGCCATCCCCGGCAAGGGCAAGTACGCGGTCTCCATCGACGAGTCCACCCTGCCCGCCGAGGTGAAGCTCACCGGCAAGAAGACGCTCGACGTCACGGTCAACCTGGCTTCGGGACAGAACGTCGCGTTCCCGTTGAACGGTGAGGTCGTCGAGACCACCCCGTTCGCCGAGCGACTCGTCGACAGTCTCATCTCGGGCGTGAAGTACGGCCTCATCATCGCCCTGGCGGCTCTGGGCCTCTCGCTGATCTTCGGCACGACGGGCTTGACGAACTTCTCCCACGGTGAGCTGATCACCTTCGGCGGAGTCGCGGCGTACCTCTTCAATGTCACCCTCGGCCTACCGCTGCTCCTCGCCGGCGTCCTCGCGATACTCGCGGGCGGCGTGTTCGGCTGGGTCCAGGATCGCGGCCTGTGGCGTCCGCTGCGGAACCGCGGCACCGGCCTGATCGCCATGATGATCGTGTCGATCGGCCTGGGTCTGCTGCTGCGTAACCTCTACCAGTACTTCTTCGGCGCCGGAACGCGCTCCTACACCGAGTACACGTCGCAGCGGGCCCACGACTTCGGGCTGTTCGACCTGTCGGACAAGGAGATCGCGATCATGGTCATCGCGGCCGTGGCGATCGGCATCGTCACGACGATCATGGCGCGCACGCGCCTGGGCAAGGCGATGCGTGCGGTCTCGGACAACCCGGCGCTGTCGGCCTCGTCCGGCATGCGCGTCGACGGCGTCATCTCGAACGTCTGGATCCTGGGCACGGCCCTCACGGCCCTGGCCGGAGTCCTGCTCGGCGTCAACAGCCAGGTCAACTTCATGATGGGCTACCAGTTGCTGCTCATGGTCTTCGCAGCGAGCGTCCTGGGCGGGCTCGGCACCGTGTGGGGTGCCATCCTCGGCTCCCTGATCATCGGCATCATCACCGAGGTCGGGCCGTTGTTCGGCGTCCCCAGCTCGATCAAGGAGGTGGGCGCGCTCATCGTGCTCATCCTCATCCTGCTCATCAGGCCGCAGGGCATCTTGGGCCGCGCGGAGAGGATCGGCTGA
- a CDS encoding branched-chain amino acid ABC transporter permease yields the protein MDIGNIIDAAFSNAFGPQAIVFALAAIGLNIHFGYTGLLNFGQAGFMAVGAYGLAVTMVQLDLPLPVGIAAGLFAALLLALVLGVPTLRLRADYLAIVTIAAAEILRLVFGAVETKKVFGGSNGLNGFTQTWNDLNPYSSGVDLGFASWGRNDLWAMTAGWVAVALCCLLTWALMRSPWGRVLRSIREDEDAVRSLGKNVFLYKMQALMLGGVIGGLGGIFFALKQGSVVPSDYSTNLTFFAYTALLIGGAARVLGPVVGSMIFWFLISGLGEFFSQATRGIDPLIPASVMTDTQASLIRYILMGLGLMLLMIYRPQGIFGDRREIALDDR from the coding sequence ATGGACATCGGCAACATCATCGACGCGGCGTTCTCGAACGCCTTCGGCCCGCAGGCGATCGTGTTCGCACTCGCCGCGATCGGCCTGAACATCCACTTCGGCTACACCGGCCTGCTGAACTTCGGCCAGGCGGGCTTCATGGCCGTCGGCGCCTACGGCCTGGCCGTGACCATGGTCCAGCTGGACCTGCCGCTGCCGGTCGGCATCGCGGCGGGCCTGTTCGCGGCACTGTTGCTCGCCCTCGTGCTCGGCGTTCCCACGCTGCGACTGCGAGCGGACTATCTCGCGATCGTCACGATCGCAGCGGCCGAGATCCTGCGCCTGGTCTTCGGCGCCGTCGAGACCAAGAAGGTCTTCGGTGGCTCCAACGGTCTCAACGGATTCACGCAGACCTGGAACGACCTCAACCCCTACAGCTCGGGCGTCGATCTGGGCTTCGCCTCCTGGGGACGCAACGACCTGTGGGCGATGACCGCCGGCTGGGTCGCCGTCGCGCTGTGCTGCCTGCTGACCTGGGCGCTCATGCGCAGCCCCTGGGGACGCGTCCTGCGCTCGATCCGTGAGGACGAGGACGCCGTGCGCTCGCTGGGCAAGAACGTGTTCCTGTACAAGATGCAGGCGCTCATGCTCGGTGGCGTCATCGGCGGCCTGGGCGGCATCTTCTTCGCCCTGAAGCAGGGCTCGGTCGTCCCGTCGGACTACAGCACCAACCTGACCTTCTTCGCCTACACGGCGTTGCTGATCGGTGGTGCGGCCCGCGTCCTGGGCCCCGTCGTGGGCTCCATGATCTTCTGGTTCCTCATCAGCGGCCTCGGCGAGTTCTTCAGCCAGGCCACGCGCGGCATCGACCCGTTGATCCCGGCCTCGGTCATGACCGACACGCAGGCCAGCCTCATCCGCTACATCCTCATGGGCCTCGGCCTCATGCTGCTGATGATCTACCGACCTCAGGGGATCTTCGGCGATCGAAGGGAGATCGCGCTCGATGACCGTTGA
- a CDS encoding GNAT family N-acetyltransferase, producing the protein MALRQPIEIRDVELDDAASLIELWVACAEAVSDEGSEAYTQQTLWRCPDEAEARAAIEFNAREHRRRLIVALVGGELVGAVAADLATLNPITMCKVMIVTDLQVKPSHRRRSIASSLLSVVAAYAEEQDCELVLANSAAHAREPNRYLTKLGFNQIAVLRAIPLGKLNARLATKSSGSRETGRLLAVRRSLRRRAAVRG; encoded by the coding sequence ATGGCATTGCGCCAGCCCATCGAGATCCGCGATGTCGAGCTCGACGACGCCGCCTCGCTGATCGAGCTCTGGGTCGCGTGCGCCGAGGCGGTCAGCGACGAGGGATCCGAGGCCTACACCCAGCAGACCCTGTGGCGCTGCCCCGACGAGGCCGAGGCCCGTGCCGCGATCGAGTTCAACGCCCGCGAGCACCGCCGCCGGCTGATCGTGGCCCTCGTGGGCGGCGAGCTGGTCGGAGCCGTGGCGGCCGACCTCGCGACACTGAACCCGATCACGATGTGCAAGGTCATGATCGTCACCGATCTGCAGGTCAAGCCGAGCCATCGCCGGCGCTCCATCGCGTCGAGCCTGCTCTCGGTGGTCGCCGCGTACGCGGAGGAGCAGGACTGCGAGCTGGTCCTGGCCAACTCCGCGGCCCACGCCCGCGAGCCCAACCGGTACCTGACGAAGCTCGGCTTCAACCAGATCGCCGTGCTGCGGGCGATCCCCCTGGGCAAGCTCAACGCCCGCCTGGCGACCAAGTCCTCCGGCTCGCGCGAGACCGGGCGTCTGCTCGCCGTCCGTCGCTCGCTGCGGCGGCGTGCCGCCGTCCGAGGCTGA
- the pyk gene encoding pyruvate kinase, producing MRRAKIVCTLGPATDTAERILELAIAGMDVARLNMSHGEQSEQLKRLTRVRQAAEATGKAIAVLADLQGPKIRLGRFSDGPHELNFGDEFTITTRDVPGDREVCSTTYSGLPGDVRAGDEILIDDGKVRLRAVGVTDTDVVTTVEVPGEVSNNKGINLPGVNVSVPAMSEKDIDDLRWALRADVDFIALSFVRNAEDAAEVRAIMDEEGIHRPIIAKIEKPQAVENLDEIVDAFDGFMVARGDLGVELPLEDVPIVQKLIIEKARRNAKPVIVATQMLESMISAPRPTRAEASDVANAVLDGADAVMLSGETSVGRFPIQTVRIMSRIVASTEDHGLPRMASFTWEPRTTTGIICRAASQVAESVQAELMIAFTTTGDSARRMARYRSSIPVLAFTPHVLVRNQLALTWGVETFLTPEISHTDQIALQVDRELLGQQRCEQGRRVVIVAGAPPGIPGSTNALRVHKMGDAINRVVAAYDPDELPPPVS from the coding sequence GTGCGTAGAGCCAAGATCGTCTGCACCCTCGGTCCTGCGACCGACACCGCCGAACGCATCCTCGAGCTGGCGATTGCCGGCATGGATGTCGCCCGACTCAACATGAGCCATGGCGAGCAGAGTGAGCAGCTCAAGCGGCTCACCCGGGTTCGCCAGGCCGCTGAGGCGACCGGCAAGGCCATCGCGGTGCTGGCCGACCTGCAAGGCCCCAAGATCCGGCTCGGCCGGTTCTCCGATGGACCCCATGAGCTCAATTTCGGCGACGAGTTCACCATCACCACGCGTGATGTCCCCGGTGACCGCGAAGTCTGCTCCACGACCTACTCGGGCCTGCCCGGTGACGTCCGGGCCGGCGACGAGATCCTCATCGACGACGGCAAGGTGCGTCTGCGCGCCGTCGGGGTGACCGACACCGACGTCGTGACGACCGTCGAGGTCCCCGGCGAGGTGAGCAACAACAAGGGCATCAACCTGCCCGGCGTCAACGTCAGCGTCCCCGCCATGAGCGAGAAGGACATCGACGACCTGCGCTGGGCCCTGCGTGCCGACGTCGACTTCATCGCGCTGTCGTTCGTGCGCAACGCCGAGGACGCGGCCGAGGTTCGCGCGATCATGGACGAGGAGGGCATCCACCGCCCGATCATCGCCAAGATCGAGAAGCCCCAGGCGGTCGAGAACCTCGACGAGATCGTCGACGCGTTCGACGGCTTCATGGTCGCCCGCGGCGATCTGGGCGTCGAGCTCCCGCTCGAGGACGTGCCGATCGTCCAGAAGCTCATCATCGAGAAGGCCCGCCGCAACGCCAAGCCGGTGATCGTGGCCACGCAGATGCTCGAGTCGATGATCTCGGCGCCGCGGCCCACCCGCGCCGAGGCCAGCGACGTCGCCAACGCCGTGCTCGACGGCGCCGACGCGGTCATGCTCTCGGGCGAGACGAGTGTGGGGCGCTTCCCGATCCAGACCGTGCGGATCATGTCGCGGATCGTCGCGTCCACCGAGGACCACGGCCTGCCGCGCATGGCCTCGTTCACGTGGGAGCCCCGCACCACGACGGGCATCATCTGCCGGGCGGCCTCGCAGGTCGCCGAGTCGGTCCAGGCCGAGCTGATGATCGCCTTCACCACGACGGGCGACTCCGCGCGTCGCATGGCGCGCTACCGCTCGTCGATCCCCGTCCTGGCGTTCACGCCGCACGTCCTCGTGCGCAACCAGCTGGCGCTCACGTGGGGCGTCGAGACGTTCCTGACCCCCGAGATCAGCCACACCGACCAGATCGCGCTGCAGGTCGACCGCGAGCTGCTCGGCCAGCAGCGGTGCGAGCAGGGTCGTCGCGTGGTGATCGTGGCCGGGGCGCCTCCGGGAATCCCCGGCTCGACCAACGCGCTGCGCGTGCACAAGATGGGTGACGCGATCAACCGCGTCGTTGCGGCCTACGATCCCGACGAGCTGCCCCCGCCGGTCAGCTGA
- a CDS encoding ANTAR domain-containing response regulator produces MTESVQSTPPTPRVVIAEDEALIRMDLAEMLAEQGYEVVGEAADGQAAVDLAREHRPELVMMDIQMPGVDGITAASQIAAERIAPVVMLTAFSQRELVERASDAGAMAYLVKPFTASDLVPAIEMARSRYAELRALEAEVGDLHEQLATRKVVEQAKSVLQETLGLTEAQAFRWIQKTAMDVRLSMRQVAEAVMENGPSLQG; encoded by the coding sequence GTGACCGAATCAGTGCAGTCGACGCCCCCCACGCCGCGTGTCGTCATCGCGGAGGACGAGGCCCTCATTCGGATGGACCTCGCCGAGATGCTGGCCGAGCAGGGCTACGAGGTCGTGGGCGAGGCCGCCGACGGGCAGGCCGCCGTCGACCTCGCGCGTGAGCACCGCCCCGAGTTGGTGATGATGGACATCCAGATGCCCGGCGTGGACGGCATCACCGCCGCGTCCCAGATCGCCGCCGAGCGCATCGCCCCCGTCGTGATGCTGACCGCCTTCAGCCAGCGCGAGCTGGTCGAGCGCGCCAGTGACGCCGGGGCGATGGCCTACCTGGTCAAGCCGTTCACGGCCTCGGACCTGGTCCCGGCGATCGAGATGGCGCGCAGCCGCTACGCCGAGCTGCGGGCGCTCGAGGCCGAGGTGGGCGACCTGCACGAGCAACTGGCCACGCGCAAGGTCGTGGAGCAGGCCAAGTCGGTCCTGCAGGAGACGCTCGGACTGACCGAGGCGCAGGCGTTCCGCTGGATCCAGAAGACCGCCATGGACGTGCGCCTCTCGATGCGCCAGGTGGCCGAGGCCGTCATGGAGAATGGGCCGTCGTTGCAGGGTTGA